In Phaseolus vulgaris cultivar G19833 chromosome 3, P. vulgaris v2.0, whole genome shotgun sequence, the sequence GGAACATTGACCCAGCGTTACAACAGGTTCTTACCATATAGAGAAATCAATTTCTAATGTTTTGCCAGGATTTACTGGTCCCTACTTCAGAAGGAAGAAGCAATTCCTAAAAGTATGTAAAATTCCTTTTTACCAGTGTAACTTTTCTTTACGTCAATATATATCTGAAGGATTTTCCATCCCACAATTAGGAAAACATACTAATAGTCCTTGGAGGTTGCTAAACTGCTTATTCACTAAACAACTAGGTACCCGAGGTTGAATGATGCCATGACAGCCATGCTTTAAATGACGTTTAGTTAATCGTTTAACACGATAACTAATTGAAGACAACATAACACTAGAGATGAATGCAACAACAATTTCAAGGCAATGATCCAGGTTCAAGTGTAGTAAGATGAAATTCTGCTATTTGAGTCAAAACTTCATAAATTCATTATCCTAGTAAGACTTTAAAGAGGAGATGTGCTTGCAATATATGCAAGTACCTGAAATGATTACATTTATGTGCAACATACCCATAGCAGAACATACTTTCTAACTAGTAAGGCAAAAATTACTTTTCTTGCATCCTAACCTGATTATTTGATGCTGGCTCATGTATTCTCTGAGGCTTCATGTTCAAATCAATCATTTTGGTTCCCATCATGGCATGCTCATCAGCATTGGGTTCTGGCGTCAGAATCAGAGGCATCCTGTAATTTTGCTGTTTCTCTCCCATTTTTATTTTGGGCAGTGCATTTTGTCCTCTTTTAGTCTCACCTGGATCCAGAGGCTGTGAAGCTGGGTTTTCTGACTTACCAGGTTTATCTCCTGGAAACTATGTTGCAAGCagacattaattttttttcttaaaacaaaagGCATCACTAAGACCCTCCTAAACCATGGCCAATTCATGTTTGCAAGGAGAGAAATACATACCTCAACTCTCTGCCTAAAAAGAAGATATCTTTCGTGTGTCCTTTTACCTCCAACATGAACTATCATATCACACTGCAAGCAGAGGGAACTTCCATCTGTCTCACAATAGAAGAAAGCTGCATCCAGATTCAAAGGAAAAAACAGCAAATGAGGAAAAAGAATATGAGAATCAGAATGAGGATAGTGAAAGAAGAGTATCTACCAGGTGCATTCTCACAAATGTCGCAGCGCGGCACATCACTTGGACTTGCTAGACCAACCCTTGCATGCCGGCTTGCTAGCTTATTACACATGTGAACCTGCCACCCCAACATAGTTTAAACTGTGAGCCACTGTTTGAAAGATTTTGACCAGGAAAGGAAAAGCCAAGACATTAAGTAAACCTTCGAAAGATTTTGACCAGGAAAAGCCAAGACACGAATTAAACCAACTTGGATTTCAGAACTACCCAAGTCCAAAGAAagataatttgataaaaaaaagcatTTACCTATTATGAAGCAACATCAAAATAGGTGAGTTAAATTCAAGTCCTTCAATTTGAAGTACCATTTAGGCATAACAGCCCATAGGTACTTACTTTTAGTAAGGAACTTTCTGCTTTCTCGAAGTTCAGCCAATGATTCCAACACTTTTTGGCATAACCAAGTGGTATGCCTTGACACAGCACTAAAGTTGCGCCTTGGTAACCGATTCGTCATAGATTCAAATCCAGAAATAACCTCTTTACCTTGAAAAGACAAGGTCATGTATAATCCAGAAGTATAGTTGACCCTTTTCCATACTAAAGGGAGGATCAAACACTAGACTTGATTAAGGGATGTCACACAGCATTTGGTTCAATAATTTCAACATTGTTAAGTCTTGGTTAAAGCTTTGTGGGTGAAAAAAAGACGAAAACTTCCACTAAATGGAACAAAATTGATAAAATGAATGTAAAAGAAGCATGAAAGGTTGAGAAAAGAAGATAGTATATAAGAGACATTGAGGGAGCAACATGAATGGATAGTTGATCGAGTAAGAAAGAAAAGGGTGGAGAATTGCACCTTCTTATCACAGGCACGGCATAGGGCGGCCTCATCGGCGGCGCAGAAAACGATAGCGGCGGCGCTctcacaagcatcacaaagcgtTCGCATAATTGAAGTTGAAGGTGTGTTGTTTTGCATGATCCAAGAGAGAGAGATGCATatgtttgtttatttattgttaaaaatTCAGAAGCAGTGACACAATAAATGTGTGTTTGTCAATTTTGTTGGTCTGAGAGATTACTTCTCAGCCACAAATTGAAAGCCACTCTGTCTCTGTGCGGTGTTGTGTGGCCTTGACAGCACCTCTCCCATTATTCTCTTCCTAAACGATTCATATCGCACCTGAGTGGGACCCATTTAATGCTCTTTATTTATGCTTAAactcaaaaatcaaaatctttTGCTTATTTCAATAAACAATCCATCCACTTCCAAACCCTTTCAATACTCTCATATTAAACATctacatttatatataaaattttaactcaattatttaattatttagattttaaatttgatagaaaaaaaactttatagctaattagataccaatttataaaatcactaaataaaaatcaattttagagataaaaataattagttgctataataattaaattataaaccattttagagactaaaaaaattattggtttctaaattagtttctattattgataaatagtttctaaattgatatctaattagctaccaaggttttaactaccaattatttagattctaaatttggtaacaaaaaactttggtaactaattagataccaatttagaaactatttatcaataataaaaactaatttagaaaccaatttttttagtctctaaaatagtctctaatttattcACTCAACCCATCTTTTGGCTTccaaaaaaattagattttgaaaTGACAactaacataattttataagAGAAATGTTACATTAGACATTCTAGCAGCCTTTCGACAAAAGCCAGCACCCACACCATACTTAGATAAGGACATTAATCTCAATTAAAGAGATAATAAAACGATATCAACGTCTATTGGGCCTGTTTGGGCCATCTTGGCACGACAAAACCCATCAGAGTAGTATAAATAAGGGAGGAACCCTCATGGTGAAAGAGAATGTTATTTTGAATCTTGAACTATACTATTGATATTGATCTCAACTGACTTAAACGTCTTTACAGGTACTTCTCCCGcctaaaaaataatagaaggaTAGTCGaactaaaaggaaaaacaagataaattatataaataatattcgATCTCAAATAAATTTGTAAGAACAATAAAGCTTGTTAtcttaaatatatacataaataaatggaagaaaaacaagaaagttTGTTATCTtgaatataaacataaataaatggAAGAATAATGTGAAAAACAATTATGCAATGCAATACCCATCAGACTCAACAATGTTTGGTTTCActttaaaatttcatattttgtttttaatgtgaaaaattgaataattccaagtaattttaattttaatagaaaataacattttaaaaatattgttaaatttttttagtaacatttgtttaataaaaaataaattataaaatttaatttgaaaattttgtagtaagcttcttttaataaaaaacacaacattctaaaaatgtttctaaatttttttattttaataaagacAGCATTGCaaaaatattactaatttaaatattttgtaaagctctaaaattattactaaaaaattttaataacaattttttaacaAAGGCAAGGTTATAACAATTGTAAAATTTTGCAACATTAAACAAAagttcttaaattatttattttaaaataaaatagttttttaataaattatacagACAAAAATTCTCTTTATTAATGttgatttttattataactGAAACACATTACTAGTATAGTGTAATATATTTAGTTAAATTTAgtatttacaaaaataatttaaaaaccataatatctttattatcattattatctATATACTATTCAAATGATAAATTTTCTTATATGATCATCCTTATTTAGTGTTTGAGAAGGATAATATTATAAAGGCTACAAATAAAATGTGAATTAAAGTTGAAAAGGGCTATGAAATGTGCATAAGGAGTATTTTAGCCTAATAATATGAGATATGTTAGGGACATGAATTTATGGTGAAACCAGAGTAGTGTGGAACCATTAACAATACCTAAGTGCAATAGCTATTAATTCTAAAACTGCT encodes:
- the LOC137808443 gene encoding B-box zinc finger protein 18-like isoform X2 — its product is MQNNTPSTSIMRTLCDACESAAAIVFCAADEAALCRACDKKVHMCNKLASRHARVGLASPSDVPRCDICENAPAFFYCETDGSSLCLQCDMIVHVGGKRTHERYLLFRQRVEFPGDKPGKSENPASQPLDPGETKRGQNALPKIKMGEKQQNYRMPLILTPEPNADEHAMMGTKMIDLNMKPQRIHEPASNNQQ
- the LOC137808443 gene encoding B-box zinc finger protein 18-like isoform X1 translates to MQNNTPSTSIMRTLCDACESAAAIVFCAADEAALCRACDKKVHMCNKLASRHARVGLASPSDVPRCDICENAPAFFYCETDGSSLCLQCDMIVHVGGKRTHERYLLFRQRVEFPGDKPGKSENPASQPLDPGETKRGQNALPKIKMGEKQQNYRMPLILTPEPNADEHAMMGTKMIDLNMKPQRIHEPASNNQYYS